The following are encoded in a window of Parambassis ranga chromosome 15, fParRan2.1, whole genome shotgun sequence genomic DNA:
- the kcnk1b gene encoding potassium channel subfamily K member 1b — protein sequence MLQSLASNSCVRLIQTHKSTWYFVSLVLGYVLYLVFGAVVFSSVELPYEDLLRQELRTIKKQFLQENDCLSEERLERFLKKALEASNYGVSILNNASANWNWDFTSALFFASTVLSTTGYGHTAPLSDGGKAFCIIYSVIGIPFTLLFLTAVVQRIMVFSTRRPITYIHTRWGLSKPLVAIVHATLLAMLAVSCFFLIPAAIFSALEENWNFLESFYFCFISLSTIGLGDYVPGEAANQKFRQLYKVGITVYLILGLIVMLVVLETFCELQQLKQLRKMFYLKKEKPQDRLAILEHDHLSFTTVSNRAAAQNEDKTQPFVSVQTLSSPNDDPMIQ from the exons ATGCTTCAGTCTCTAGCCAGCAATTCCTGTGTGCGCTTGATACAGACTCACAAATCGACATGGTATTTTGTATCGTTGGTGTTGGGCTATGTGCTCTATCTCGTATTCGGCGCTGTCGTGTTTTCTTCGGTCGAGCTGCCTTATGAAGACCTGCTGCGCCAGGAGCTGAGGACCATCAAGAAGCAGTTCCTCCAGGAGAACGACTGTCTGTCCGAGGAGCGTCTGGAGCGCTTTCTGAAGAAAGCGTTGGAGGCCAGTAATTACGGGGTTTCAATTCTCAATAACGCCTCAGCTAACTGGAACTGGGACTTCACCTCTGCGCTGTTTTTTGCCAGCACGGTGCTGTCCACCACAG GATATGGTCACACAGCACCGCTGTCAGACGGCGGGAAGGCCTTCTGCATTATCTACTCAGTGATCGGTATCCccttcaccctcctcttcctcaccgcTGTGGTGCAAAGGATCATGGTGTTCAGCACGCGCAGGCCAATCACATACATCCACACACGCTGGGGCCTGTCCAAGCCTCTGGTGGCCATCGTCCATGCCACTCTGCTCGCCATGTTGGCCGTCTCGTGCTTCTTCCTCATTCCTGCTGCCATCTTCTCAGCACTGGAGGAGAACTGGAACTTTCTGGAATCCTTCTACTTCTGCTTTATTTCTCTCAGCACCATCGGCCTGGGAGACTACGTACCTGGAGAGGCCGCTAACCAAAAGTTTAGGCAGCTGTACAAAGTGGGCATCACCG TCTACCTGATCCTGGGTCTGATCGTCATGCTGGTGGTCCTTGAGACCTTCTGTGAGCTGCAGCAACTGAAGCAGCTGAGGAAAATGTTCTACCTAAAGAAGGAGAAGCCACAGGACCGCCTCGCCATTTTGGAGCACGACCACCTGTCCTTCACCACCGTGTCCAATAGAGCAGCGGCCCAGAATGAGGACAAAACCCAGCCGTTCGTCAGTGTCCAAACTCTGTCGTCTCCCAACGACGATCCGATGATCCAGTAA